From a single Herpetosiphon gulosus genomic region:
- a CDS encoding ATP-binding protein, which translates to MNRIHLNIPSDLVFERVVRASAAELGSTMGFPRERVEDLKLAVSEAVTNAIEHGGGGGVAGSVEVIFSLHADQLEVEIIDHGKGIEHFNTERRVVEEDNLEAGMLRGFGSYLISELVDQYEVQSSGTGTSLRLRIFKAK; encoded by the coding sequence ATGAATCGGATTCACCTCAACATTCCATCGGATTTGGTCTTTGAGCGGGTTGTGCGAGCCAGTGCTGCCGAACTCGGTAGCACAATGGGCTTTCCACGTGAGCGCGTTGAAGATTTGAAACTGGCGGTGAGCGAAGCAGTAACCAATGCTATCGAGCATGGCGGCGGTGGCGGTGTAGCTGGCTCAGTCGAAGTTATTTTCTCGTTGCACGCCGATCAATTAGAAGTCGAAATTATTGATCATGGCAAAGGCATTGAGCATTTTAATACCGAGCGGCGAGTGGTCGAGGAAGATAATCTCGAAGCGGGCATGTTACGTGGCTTCGGCTCCTATCTCATCAGCGAGTTGGTTGATCAATACGAGGTGCAAAGCTCGGGCACAGGCACAAGTTTGCGCTTACGGATTTTCAAAGCGAAATAG